Proteins from one Catenuloplanes atrovinosus genomic window:
- a CDS encoding 2Fe-2S iron-sulfur cluster-binding protein: MAIAFTLEVNGERRDLVVDPRTTLLDALREHLGLTGAKKGCDHGQCGSCTVLLDGRRVNSCLILAITQRDTSVVTVEGLGGDHPVQRGFLEHDGFQCGYCTPGQICSAVGMLDEARRGWPSAVTEGDGAGLTDDEIRERMSGNLCRCGAYANIVPAIAEAAR; this comes from the coding sequence GTGGCGATCGCTTTCACGCTCGAGGTCAACGGGGAGCGGCGGGACCTCGTGGTCGATCCGAGGACCACGCTGCTGGACGCGCTGCGCGAGCACCTCGGGTTGACCGGGGCGAAGAAGGGCTGTGACCACGGGCAGTGCGGCTCCTGCACGGTGCTGCTGGACGGGCGGCGGGTCAACAGCTGCCTGATCCTGGCGATCACCCAGCGTGACACCTCGGTGGTGACGGTGGAGGGGCTGGGCGGCGATCACCCGGTGCAGCGCGGGTTCCTGGAGCACGACGGGTTCCAGTGCGGCTACTGCACGCCGGGGCAGATCTGCTCCGCGGTCGGGATGCTGGACGAGGCGCGGCGCGGGTGGCCCAGCGCGGTCACCGAGGGGGACGGCGCGGGTCTCACGGACGACGAGATCCGGGAGCGGATGAGCGGCAACCTGTGCCGGTGCGGCGCGTACGCGAACATCGTCCCGGCGATCGCGGAGGCGGCCCGGTGA
- a CDS encoding FAD binding domain-containing protein, whose translation MREFTYHEAADVPGAVALLTRDPDATFIAGGTNLVDLMKLGVATPGALVDVARLPLHDVTALPDGTLRIGAMVRNSELAAHPEVRERFPVLSQALLAGASGQLRNMATTGGNLLQRTRCRYFQDTSKACNKREPGTGCPARDGDHRNLAILGASAACVATHPSDLAVALAALGAIVRVHGLDGEREIPADALHRLPGDRPEQDTVLRRGDLITAVDLPPLAAARRSAYRKARDRASYAFATGAVAAAVEIEDDTVAEVRLAWGAVAHRPWRAHVAEEALRGGPATRDAFLAAADAELAAAEPLRDNAYKIPLIRNLTAAVLGALTEGR comes from the coding sequence GTGAGGGAGTTCACCTATCACGAGGCGGCGGACGTGCCGGGCGCGGTCGCGCTGCTCACCCGGGACCCGGACGCCACGTTCATCGCCGGTGGCACGAACCTGGTGGACCTGATGAAGCTCGGCGTGGCCACGCCCGGTGCGCTGGTCGACGTGGCCCGGCTGCCGCTGCACGACGTGACCGCGCTGCCGGACGGCACGCTGCGGATCGGCGCGATGGTCCGCAACAGTGAGCTGGCCGCGCACCCGGAGGTCCGCGAGCGGTTCCCGGTGCTGTCGCAGGCGCTGCTGGCGGGCGCGTCGGGGCAGCTGCGGAACATGGCCACGACCGGCGGCAACCTGTTGCAGCGCACCCGGTGCCGGTACTTCCAGGACACGTCCAAGGCGTGCAACAAGCGCGAGCCCGGCACCGGCTGCCCGGCCCGCGACGGCGACCACCGCAACCTCGCGATCCTGGGCGCCTCGGCGGCGTGCGTCGCCACCCACCCGTCCGACCTGGCGGTGGCGCTGGCCGCGCTCGGCGCGATCGTCCGCGTGCACGGGCTGGACGGCGAGCGGGAGATCCCGGCCGACGCGCTGCACCGGCTGCCGGGCGACCGGCCCGAGCAGGACACCGTGCTGCGGCGCGGCGACCTGATCACCGCGGTGGACCTTCCGCCGCTGGCGGCGGCCCGCCGGTCGGCCTACCGCAAGGCCCGGGACCGCGCCTCCTACGCGTTCGCCACCGGCGCGGTCGCGGCGGCCGTCGAGATCGAGGACGACACCGTCGCGGAGGTACGGCTGGCGTGGGGCGCGGTCGCCCACCGGCCGTGGCGCGCGCACGTGGCGGAGGAGGCGCTGCGCGGCGGCCCGGCCACCCGGGACGCGTTCCTGGCTGCGGCGGACGCGGAGCTGGCCGCGGCCGAGCCGCTGCGGGACAACGCGTACAAGATCCCGCTGATCCGGAACCTGACCGCCGCCGTGCTCGGCGCGCTCACCGAAGGGCGATGA